aaaaaagttgctcaacAGCGCAATACgttatttctaataaaataaatactaacAGGAAAATTATGGGAAAAGGCTGAGAAAAAGAAGACTAACATGAAAAATATCTACCAATAATATATAAAGTATTCGTAAAATTGAACAGATAAAACTTTTGTTTGCAATATAGCTTTTGATTTAATTTAGATTCAAATAATAGATTCATGATTCCTCTAGAATAATTTAAATACAAATCAATTTATGATGACGACGAAGAAAACATAAAGTCAACTTTTCATTCATCCTGTTCAAATTATCATGTTATGGAATGAACAAACAACTTGAAGTACGTTATGAGTTCTAAAACCTGGAAAAATCAATTGGATTACTAGTTTATCGAAAATtactgaaatatattaaaaaatgatgaaatagtttaggaacaaaaatatgaaatgcAAATAAACATCTTTAGAACAATTCATTACTTCCTCAAGAAAATATTCCACCAATGCTGGTGTTGAATAATGAAATCAGTGTGCCATTCAACTTTCTGACCTGTATTATGTTGAGACACCAACTTAATACATGCCAAAATTCAGCTGAATATACAGATTAAATAGACAATTATATAATTTGTCTCAAGCTTTGttaagtttttcaattattaattatatttattcttaaattatctataattaaGGAGTTGGATGTTAGAAGGGTGTGAGACGTGAATAATAAAGATTGACTTCCATAGAAACAGTTCAATgtttttttaacattttaacttCCAATCAGCTATTTGCaatgaaaaatgtcaatttATATTATCGATTATCAATATactcttatttaatttattctcaAAACGGTATTTAACTATCTTAGGTCATCTCACCCAGTATTTGGCTATATTAATTCTCAAAATTTTGTCAATCTTTGGTGAAGTGACACACTGTATTGTgcactcaaaaaaaaaaaaaatgaatggagCTGGTATTTTCTACCAACGTTATTGTTATTTCTTGCATCGAGCTCCTCAATTCAACTACATTAACTTTAGCTGACGTGCAGAGCTCCTCTAGCTCTTCAACTGTATTAATATTTAGGTTATAATCTTATTACCTAATAAGAATATCTGCCAAGGCAGCAGCTTCATTTGTGATGAGAAAAGGAGAATAGCATAAGTCAAATGAAGTGTCACTGTCGGCATCTCTACTATAAGATAAACCAAGTAGAATGCTAATATGTCCTGAAATCAAAAAATAATCTTTCTTATGCACGGAATAAACATTAGCGATGGTTTGAATGAACTGAGTACTCATTCATAAAAAGGTAAACTATGTgctcattatttataataatacagcCAAGTGAATACTGCGTACCGATATGCACTTTGGCAGTTTCCAAGTCTGAATAGCCGTATAATATTATCACATGTCTGTACCAATTTGTGTTAATATACTATCACcaatagtgaattatttattatcatatacATAGCTTCATAATAAATTAAGCTAGGATAACATTTTAGCACGAATAGAAATTGTATTATTACAAATCCTCAGATTAATACTTATATACTACATAAATAatgtaatagaatatttttaattgaaaattgaagcaaGTGTTAACTATGCAGGCAGATTTCAACTGAATCAAAAGGCTGATGATGCCTTCAATAAGGTGATGATGCAATGAAATGCTTTTAATAGATATCCTTTCTATATAAATAATGTGGTAAggatttgaaatatatattatttaattatttataattattatttaactatttcaatattatgcAAATTATTGACTTTAAGAATGACAAAACAGATATCTACGGTATGAATTATTTTCCATTCTCTACTCATtccaatataaaattatcacttaCATATTTTACTCCAGCAAGTAGAAGAATATTTATCTGCAAATTCAAGAGTGACATGCAGAACTTCATGTCTCTTTCAATATGTGGAGA
The genomic region above belongs to Nilaparvata lugens isolate BPH chromosome 5, ASM1435652v1, whole genome shotgun sequence and contains:
- the LOC111053866 gene encoding uncharacterized protein LOC111053866 isoform X4 codes for the protein MAIIPTDDRLNLEYRNGSKCLCNVLGNDDYIKALAVFGMIIALIDILQISRSGLALKKIWKSSSLSMKSHFSPHIERDMKFCMSLLNLQINILLLAGVKYDILAFYLVYLIVEMPTVTLHLTYAILLFSSQMKLLPWQIFLLGFRTHNVLQVVCSFHNMII
- the LOC111053866 gene encoding uncharacterized protein LOC111053866 isoform X3, whose amino-acid sequence is MKTSINKPIANFFKHLFKEYRNGSKCLCNVLGNDDYIKALAVFGMIIALIDILQISRSGLALKKIWKSSSLSMKSHFSPHIERDMKFCMSLLNLQINILLLAGVKYDILAFYLVYLIVEMPTVTLHLTYAILLFSSQMKLLPWQIFLLGFRTHNVLQVVCSFHNMII
- the LOC111053866 gene encoding uncharacterized protein LOC111053866 isoform X1, giving the protein MKTSINKPIANFFKHLFKEYRNGSKCLCNVLGNDDYIKALAVFGMVWIGFEENLEIIKPQHEKPLLVIQSHILFQLNKLLTTLITVSPHIERDMKFCMSLLNLQINILLLAGVKYDILAFYLVYLIVEMPTVTLHLTYAILLFSSQMKLLPWQIFLLGFRTHNVLQVVCSFHNMII
- the LOC111053866 gene encoding uncharacterized protein LOC111053866 isoform X2 produces the protein MAIIPTDDRLNLEYRNGSKCLCNVLGNDDYIKALAVFGMVWIGFEENLEIIKPQHEKPLLVIQSHILFQLNKLLTTLITVSPHIERDMKFCMSLLNLQINILLLAGVKYDILAFYLVYLIVEMPTVTLHLTYAILLFSSQMKLLPWQIFLLGFRTHNVLQVVCSFHNMII
- the LOC111053866 gene encoding uncharacterized protein LOC111053866 isoform X5 — translated: MEANVFVMFLVMTTTSKRLLSLGWSGLALKKIWKSSSLSMKSHFSPHIERDMKFCMSLLNLQINILLLAGVKYDILAFYLVYLIVEMPTVTLHLTYAILLFSSQMKLLPWQIFLLGFRTHNVLQVVCSFHNMII